Proteins co-encoded in one Deltaproteobacteria bacterium genomic window:
- a CDS encoding ABC transporter ATP-binding protein, whose amino-acid sequence MDNAEAILKINNIEVKYHEVILVLKGVSIEVARGGIVALLGANGAGKSTTLKAISGLLKTEDGEVTDGGIMYEGQYIHHQKAAKIAKAGIVQVIEGRKVFEHLTVEENLKVGAHLRKTGSVKDKLQMVYHYFPRLIEKRSETAGFVSGGEQQMTVVGRALMTEPKLVLLDEPSMGLAPMLIHEIFNIVTKLNQEEKISILLVEQNVKLALKVAPYAYVMETGRIVMDDASEKLAQNEDIKDFYLGMGAGGKKSFRDVKHYKRRKRWLS is encoded by the coding sequence TTGGATAATGCAGAGGCAATCCTGAAGATTAATAATATTGAGGTCAAGTACCATGAGGTCATCCTGGTGCTCAAAGGGGTCTCGATCGAGGTGGCCCGCGGGGGCATCGTTGCATTGCTTGGGGCCAACGGCGCGGGCAAGAGCACGACCCTCAAGGCCATTTCAGGGCTCTTGAAGACCGAGGATGGCGAGGTGACCGACGGCGGCATTATGTATGAAGGACAATACATCCATCACCAAAAGGCCGCAAAGATCGCCAAGGCCGGGATCGTCCAGGTCATTGAAGGGCGAAAGGTGTTCGAGCACCTCACCGTTGAGGAGAATCTCAAGGTGGGGGCCCACCTGAGGAAGACCGGGTCCGTCAAGGACAAGCTTCAGATGGTGTACCACTATTTTCCCAGGCTCATTGAGAAACGGAGCGAAACCGCCGGGTTTGTGAGCGGCGGTGAGCAGCAGATGACCGTTGTGGGAAGGGCCTTGATGACCGAGCCCAAACTGGTACTGCTGGACGAGCCTTCCATGGGCCTGGCCCCGATGCTCATCCATGAAATCTTCAATATCGTCACCAAGCTCAATCAAGAGGAGAAGATTTCCATCCTTCTGGTGGAGCAGAATGTCAAGCTGGCCCTGAAGGTGGCGCCCTATGCCTATGTCATGGAGACCGGCAGGATTGTGATGGATGACGCCTCTGAAAAGTTAGCCCAGAACGAAGATATCAAGGATTTTTACCTTGGTATGGGGGCCGGGGGGAAAAAGAGTTTTCGCGATGTAAAGCATTATAAGCGGAGAAAGAGATGGCTGAGCTGA
- a CDS encoding branched-chain amino acid ABC transporter permease, with the protein MSSVWLPCGDYHQDYAEDQGWWQTRFIKGKMILLLLAVFVGIPLFAGEYWMSVGTMVGYTAMGALGVQLLIGYSGLLTLGHAAFIAVGAYTSTMLILQFPWPQSLLDSGLAYPISIVVAGIVAGLWSVLFGLPSVKVKGFYLILTTMAAQFITVDFILTQYISQIGGRGQAFSLPPGTIKIGPWVVDNERSVYYLMAILLTLMVIVLANLLRSKPGRAWVAIRDNDIAAETLGINIVWYKLLAFFVAGFMAGIAGAFWVCNTAALSPEHFQWFLSLWLVGVILIGGVGSIQGAIFGSIFMVVVMELLQMVALPVAEYFPSILMDFAYIKDMAFGLAICAFLIYEPNGLAYRWWQAKNYFNLWPFSY; encoded by the coding sequence ATGTCCAGTGTATGGTTGCCGTGTGGGGATTACCACCAGGATTATGCTGAGGATCAGGGGTGGTGGCAGACGCGATTTATCAAGGGAAAGATGATCCTGCTCCTGCTCGCGGTCTTTGTGGGCATTCCGCTGTTTGCCGGTGAGTATTGGATGAGCGTGGGGACCATGGTCGGGTATACGGCCATGGGCGCCCTCGGGGTTCAACTCCTCATCGGATATTCCGGTCTTCTCACCCTGGGTCATGCCGCCTTTATTGCGGTGGGGGCCTACACCAGCACCATGCTGATACTACAGTTCCCCTGGCCCCAGTCCCTTCTTGACTCGGGGCTTGCCTATCCCATCAGCATCGTCGTTGCCGGGATTGTGGCAGGGCTGTGGAGCGTCCTCTTCGGCCTCCCTTCTGTAAAGGTCAAAGGCTTTTATCTCATCCTGACCACCATGGCGGCCCAGTTCATCACCGTGGATTTTATACTGACCCAGTATATCAGCCAGATCGGCGGCAGGGGCCAGGCCTTTTCCCTCCCTCCCGGCACCATCAAGATAGGGCCGTGGGTCGTTGACAATGAACGGAGCGTCTACTACCTCATGGCCATTCTGCTGACATTGATGGTGATCGTTCTGGCCAACCTGCTCCGTTCCAAGCCGGGCCGGGCCTGGGTGGCCATCCGGGATAATGATATCGCGGCCGAGACCCTGGGCATCAATATCGTCTGGTACAAGCTCCTGGCCTTCTTTGTGGCCGGATTCATGGCAGGGATTGCCGGGGCGTTCTGGGTGTGCAACACCGCTGCTTTGAGCCCTGAACACTTTCAGTGGTTCTTGTCCCTCTGGCTGGTGGGGGTGATCCTGATCGGCGGAGTCGGTTCGATCCAGGGGGCCATCTTCGGGTCCATCTTCATGGTGGTGGTCATGGAACTGCTCCAGATGGTGGCCCTCCCCGTGGCCGAGTATTTCCCCTCAATTCTTATGGATTTCGCCTATATCAAGGATATGGCGTTCGGTCTGGCCATCTGCGCCTTTCTGATTTACGAGCCCAATGGATTGGCCTATCGCTGGTGGCAGGCAAAGAACTACTTCAACCTATGGCCCTTTTCCTATTAG
- a CDS encoding ABC transporter substrate-binding protein, whose amino-acid sequence MKKSISLKVLVVLLGVVFLAGVSTIAAAKEIKVGGIMDTTGATSDVGKDYAIGMSDAYKYINSQGGVNGKEIKYTWFDYGYRVPEAITKYKMLKRMGNVVIMGWGTGDTEALSPTVNKDQIPYVSASYSAHLTDPKKTPYNLFFSSDYSTNARSAITAWFDKKWSKHPDFGKRKPRFACCYMFASPYCSAPIKAIKDQAELLGFEVGPDQDVSLFALDTKSQIMALKTFKPDLLWHGNTTMSVAATVRDAYALGLGAAWIVNNWGFDENLPRLAGEAAEGVMGATPCAFFGQDVKNMDLVVSSAEKYSPGVPLGKRLNRTVQAWGDALITWEALKRADKKGIDITKKGSGPGMMKEGFETLRNYDIGLGAAPISFTATDHRPATGCRIQEWKGGKFQVVEDIDLKKRWPELWETKWLGW is encoded by the coding sequence ATGAAGAAAAGCATTTCTCTGAAGGTGTTGGTAGTGTTGCTGGGTGTGGTCTTCCTGGCAGGGGTCTCGACGATCGCCGCGGCCAAAGAGATCAAGGTCGGCGGGATTATGGATACGACCGGGGCTACCTCGGACGTGGGCAAGGATTATGCCATCGGCATGTCGGACGCCTATAAATATATCAATTCTCAGGGGGGCGTCAACGGCAAGGAGATCAAGTATACGTGGTTTGACTACGGATACCGGGTTCCCGAGGCCATCACAAAATACAAGATGTTGAAGCGGATGGGAAACGTCGTCATCATGGGATGGGGGACCGGCGACACCGAGGCCCTCTCTCCTACGGTCAACAAAGATCAGATCCCCTATGTGTCCGCATCCTATTCCGCGCACCTGACAGACCCGAAGAAAACCCCTTACAACCTCTTCTTTTCATCCGACTATTCCACCAATGCCAGATCCGCCATTACCGCCTGGTTTGACAAGAAATGGAGTAAACATCCGGATTTCGGGAAGAGAAAGCCGAGATTTGCCTGCTGTTACATGTTCGCCTCTCCCTACTGCTCTGCGCCGATCAAGGCCATAAAAGACCAGGCCGAACTCCTGGGTTTTGAAGTGGGCCCGGATCAGGATGTATCGCTTTTTGCCCTGGATACCAAGAGCCAGATCATGGCCCTGAAGACCTTCAAACCGGATCTCCTCTGGCATGGAAACACCACCATGTCGGTGGCGGCCACGGTCCGCGATGCCTATGCCCTCGGGCTGGGCGCCGCCTGGATCGTCAATAACTGGGGATTCGATGAAAACCTCCCCCGTCTGGCCGGAGAGGCGGCGGAAGGGGTCATGGGTGCCACGCCGTGCGCCTTTTTCGGGCAGGACGTGAAGAATATGGATCTGGTTGTTTCCTCAGCCGAGAAATACAGCCCCGGCGTACCTTTGGGAAAACGGCTCAATCGCACAGTCCAGGCCTGGGGGGATGCCCTGATCACCTGGGAGGCCCTGAAACGGGCGGACAAGAAGGGGATCGATATCACCAAGAAGGGCTCCGGCCCCGGCATGATGAAGGAGGGGTTTGAAACCCTCAGAAATTATGACATCGGTCTCGGCGCTGCGCCGATCAGCTTTACCGCAACCGATCACCGTCCCGCCACCGGCTGCCGCATTCAGGAGTGGAAGGGTGGAAAATTCCAGGTGGTGGAGGACATAGACCTCAAGAAACGATGGCCGGAATTATGGGAAACCAAGTGGTTAGGATGGTAG